ATCTTCTTCAATAACTTCGAGACCTACTAGTCTACGGCAAGTTGTTTTCACTATCTCACGGTCTTCAGGTCTAATTCGACCCTCAGCCTCAACTCTAATTATGTCATACCCGAGAAGATATTTGGCAGTAATTTCACGTTCTAATCCAAGTGATACAGGTACCGTTGTCTCGGTTAGCTGTCCCTGTTGATGTTTGGGATCTATTACTAAGCAACCATCACCTCGTTCCACTAATGTGACAAAAGAACCACGGGTGAGAGAGCTTCTCTTAGCCCATTCTTTAGGTAGAGAAACTAGGAGAGTTCCTCCTCCAGTTTCCTGAATTTTGCGAAGTTCCATTCTTCATCATCTATATAGAAGTTCAAATAATTTAAAGATAAGAATAATTGTTTGAGTATTTAATCTGATAACTTTTAATGTATAAACAGACCTGAACTTAAAAGCTAAGTTAGCAACCTCGCTCCTTGAAAATCTATCTCAGAGATTACAATTTTTTCCTCAGGAAGATGCCGTTTAAAAGCTTCATATACTGCTTTCACGGTTTCTTGTCCAGTTATTGCATGAGCCGATTCGCCAAGCATATTTTGAGTGGCACCGATAGCCCCTGCGCTTTCTGCGTCTTCAATTAGTCGCCTGACACGCCTAGACATCAATCCCAAATCATATGCAAACTGTTTACATGCTTTAATGAAAGTTGTTAGGTTGGGATTTGATTGTATTTTCTTTAATGTTCTGCGACCTAGTTTATTAACTAAAGTCCTCTCCTTAGGTGAAAAAAGTACATAACGTTTATTTATTGGTCCAAAACTCCCGGCAATAACTTTTAAATTCGGCTGGATGGGAATGCGATCAACTAGACCTATTCCAGCGGCACCACTTCTAACCACTAAGACTAACCCACCAACAAGCAATCCCTCTACTGTACCGAGCCCTGTGTGACATATAACATCTGCCACATGGGCCATTCTACCAATTTGACCGTATGTTAAGTTTAATCCAAGTTCACGAGAAAGTGCCAGTCCGGTCGAAAGTGCGCCTGCCGCGCTTGTTCCAAACCCTGCCCCGATAGGCACCTCAATGAAATGCTTAACTGTCACATGATAGGTGCCTTTAACTTGATCGAGTAGCATGTTTACCATAGCTTTAGTTGTTTTTGCCCGAGGCGCAAATTTTCCATTTATGTAGATTTCGACTTTACGTTTCTTTGATTTCCGGGCTATCACTTCAGTTGTGGTTCCTTTCGAGAGGGCGAAACCCCCGCCTCGAGCACCTATCCTTTCTGGATCCCTAATCGGGGTACCATTTTCTTCATGGTCGCATATCTCAAAGAAGCTGGAAATTCCACTTGGTGAAAACGCTCGAGTCAAGCATGCTACCATCTATTACTTTACTTTAGGTCTAAAGCTTGGAAAAGCCAGAAAACATGCCTTTAGAATTGGCGGCCCCGCAAAAATTAGGAATGGAATTTCGGTGCAGAAGGTCCAAGTAAACCAGATGACGCTTGCATATAATGGTAGTTGAAAGCCTCCTGAAGGTAGTAAGAAGAATTGGCTAAATAGCCAAACCCCCACACCGATGATTGCACTACCGACACCAAGTCCTACTAGAGATCCTATCCCATAACTAAGCCAATCAGGCCAAGCGAGACCAATAGCTAAGGCAACTCCAATGCTTGCTAAACAAGTCGCCGTAAATAGCACGAATGCAATAAAATCCAAACTCCCAGTCCAAAATAACCATGTTGAAAAAATGACAATCAAACAACCTATTAGACAACCTAAGGCTACAGTAAGAAAACCAATTTTCTTTCTGGCAATGTAGCCTACTAAATAGAAGCCAATGAAGTTTGATGGAATCCCAACAGTTATGCTTAACAGGGCATTGCCGTGAATTAACATATCGCTAATAAAGATGCCGATAGCGGCTCCAGCTCCGCCGACAAATGGTCCAAATAATGTAGCAAATACTGCTGGGATTATCACAGCGGGCCAGAATCTAACAACCCCGATAACAGGAGTGAAGATTCCCAAGTAAGTTAAGTAACCGAAGGCAGCATATAGTGCAGCGTTTAGACTTATAGTGATCGCTTCTAGTGGCTTCATGGCATTAATGAATTGTGGTATTCGTAAAAATAAATTGAATCTATATATTTTATAAAATCTATAAAGAACTATATTTTGATTCAAACTTGAAAGTCCACTTTTCTTAGAATCTTCACTTGACTGATTATGAAAATCCGTCAGGTTTCGCTAAACTTTACGCTGAAGACCTACACTGTTTTTTCAACCATGAAAAAGATTAACAATGATTTAAGGAGTATACCCATAGTCTAAAATCGAAGTTCCGATCGCAGGGCGTTTTAACAAAAATGAGAGTACACAAACGAGCTAAACATATTATAGAGGTTGCTAAGGCGTGCGTAGTTATTGAAGATGGTATCATAAAGAAGATTGGCAAGCCGCGTACAAAATATTGCCCTTTATACGAGGACCTTTACCACGCCAAACGTATCACAAAGCAGCTTATTAAATCCATACTTGAGTATAAAATAGAGAACCTTGGAATGTATACTGAACATAGGAAGTTAGATCACGATGATATTGTACCATTTGGAACTTCGGAAATCGTAAAGACAGCTATGAAAAAGGGTCTTTTAGATTCCGCTGTATTAGTTTGTGAGGGTGCTGGCACAGTTATAACTAATGACCCAAACTTGGTTCAAGGGATCGGTGCTCGCCTTACTGGCATTCTTTATACCACACCTATACTGGGCATAATTGAAAAATTGAAAAGCAGAGGGGCTGTTGTTTTAGATCCCGCTAAAGCCACAATAGATCAAATCAAAGGCGTAACTAAGGCTGCTGAACTTGGATTCAAAAAAGTTGCTGTAATGCTTGCTGGACATGACGCTCGGAAAGCAGCTGAACTTCGGAGGCTGGAAAAAAAGTTAGGAATTGAGGTTTGGATATTCGTTCTTCATACTACTGGAATTAAAGTAAGAGAGGCTAAACGCCTCGTAAAATCTGCGGACGTGGTTTGGGGATGTGCATCAAAGGTGGTTCGCGAAGTTATTGGTCCTAAGGCATTAGTTCAAATTGGAACCGCAATACCTGTGTTTGCCGTTTCAGAGAGAGGAAAAATGGCTATTTTGGCAAGAGCCGAGATGATCAAAGAGCCTTTAGCCTTGTTGAGGGTCAAACCACCAGTGTTAGCCGCTGAAAGACAACCTAAACCCTTAACTTAAAATAGGAGGGCTTCCTTGCGGAGCTTCAATTATTTTTCTGATGAATATAATCATGTAACAAAAGTGCATCCTTGCTTTAGCCACGCATGTCATGCTAAGTACGCCCGAATACATATTCCCGTTGCACCAAGGTGTAATATCCAATGTAACTATTGTGAAAGAGGCCTAAATACCTACGTACAGAAGCCTGGATTCGCCTCTAAAATTCTAACTCCCTTTGATGCGCTTAAAGCCGTTGAAAGAGCAGTAGAAGATAAAGACAAATACGAGTTGTCAGTAGTGGGAGTTGCGGGTCCAG
The DNA window shown above is from Candidatus Bathyarchaeota archaeon and carries:
- a CDS encoding DUF2099 family protein, which encodes MRVHKRAKHIIEVAKACVVIEDGIIKKIGKPRTKYCPLYEDLYHAKRITKQLIKSILEYKIENLGMYTEHRKLDHDDIVPFGTSEIVKTAMKKGLLDSAVLVCEGAGTVITNDPNLVQGIGARLTGILYTTPILGIIEKLKSRGAVVLDPAKATIDQIKGVTKAAELGFKKVAVMLAGHDARKAAELRRLEKKLGIEVWIFVLHTTGIKVREAKRLVKSADVVWGCASKVVREVIGPKALVQIGTAIPVFAVSERGKMAILARAEMIKEPLALLRVKPPVLAAERQPKPLT